One region of Oncorhynchus keta strain PuntledgeMale-10-30-2019 chromosome 24, Oket_V2, whole genome shotgun sequence genomic DNA includes:
- the LOC118357516 gene encoding SUN domain-containing protein 1-like isoform X10, which yields MDHSKVNSRAPPPGNTGYTYSHSSSYSTTALDFEKEHRITPVLESPRMSRRSLRLHSTTGLYGDDSLDSSLNHMYHSASFSAGGASRRDSKALKSRRSQQHSVSCSQSLLLTTPLKSQHGSQQHNSSLHSVAASDASLLSSMLDKSCIQERTLVEGFWGLDEDSELKERTMTDSMCEANGDINSAQTQTSMVNGSFCKDRTIYLDRNDVLTAYSKHSSTAARSATNKQALTAPAASPFSTIYARDKSRKHRTGKSATGAFWWLGTGWYHLATVMSLLNIFVLTRCLPKLLKLLLILLPFLLVLLALWHWGPSSLLSVLPAINITEWRTAYSFSQTPLEPTKDSQSIMAQPPPAVSQPGSVLVSVDSERLARLEHRLAQLWEKVERGGRRQENQHREVLSLYQSVREQLDTQTDKDSMGLWVSGLLEERLLLLKRGMEKDAALRRELSQEIGEQYVVQQQGQESRLAQLEVLLQTLTAKTEEVQRRQAETSSATPALPPVPVQVNVGVDSESRDALLAEVQLLEATLGGIRQDLQGVMGCQGMCDRLDTLHETVSEQVSAQVRTELRALFSRSEQVGDSQNRENELPESLLQWLSERYVSGVDVHASLNSLELSILQNVTLQLEKSRARQETHSTETVTQTVMHTVGAAGAGMSEEHVQLMVKNALKLYSQDRTGLVDYALESGGGSILSTRCSETYETKTALMSLFGLPLWYFSQSPRVAIQPDVHPGNCWAFQGSHGYLVIRLSMRIVPSAFSLEHIPKSLSPTGTISSAPRQFTVYGLDDEYQEEGKLLGSYTYQDDEDALQTYPVTEENDKAYQIIEVRVLSNWGHPEYTCLYRIRVHGQPSVN from the exons CTCCAGCTACTCTACAACAGCCCTGGACTTTGAGAAGGAGCACAGGATCACGCCCGTCTTAGAGTCTCCCAGGATGTCTCGGCGGAGCCTGCGTCTGCACTCCACCACTGGTCTCTATGGCGACGACAGCTTGGACTCTTCTCTCAACCACATGTACCACAGCGCCTCCTTCAGTGCAGGAGGAGCCAGTCGCAGAGATTCCAA AGCGTTGAAGAGTAGGAGGTCTCAGCAGCACTCTGTCTCCTGCTCCCAGTCTCTGCTCCTCACCACGCCCCTTAAGAGCCAGCATGGCTCCCAGCAGCACAATAGCAGCCTGCACAGTGTGGCCGCCAGCGACGCCTCCCTGCTCTCCTCCATGCTGGACAAGTCATGTATCCAGGAGCGCACGCTTGTTGAAGGCTTCTGGGGCTTGGATGAAGACTCTGAACTCAAAG AGCGGACCATGACAGACAGTATGTGTGAGGCCAACGGAGACATTAACTCTGCACAGACCCAGACCTCCATGGTCAATGGAAGCTTCTGTAAGGACCGCACAATCTACCTGGACAGAAATGACGTGCTCACGGCCTATTCCAAGCACTCCTCAACTGCAGCCCGCTCTGCCACCAACAAGCAGGCCCTGACAGCCCCCGCCGCCTCACCTTTCTCCACCATCTACGCCAGGGACAAAAGCCGCAAGCACAGGACGG GGAAGTCAGCGACCGGGGCTTTCTGGTGGCTGGGGACTGGATGGTATCATCTGGCCACAGTCATGTCACTCCTCAACATCTTCGTCTTGACACG GTGCCTTCCCAAGCTCCTCAAACTCCTGCTGAttcttctcccattcctccttgtcCTCCTGG CTCTGTGGCACTGGGGCCCGTCCAGCCTGCTGTCTGTGTTGCCTGCCATTAACATCACTGAGTGGAGGACGGCCTACTCCTTCAGTCAGACCCCTCTGGAACCAACCAAAGACAGCCAGTCCATCATGGCTCAACCACCACCAGCTGTCTCACAG CCAGGCAGTGTGCTGGTGTCTGTGGACTCTGAGCGCCTAGCCCGGTTGGAGCATAGGCTGGCCCAACTGTGGGAGAAGGTGGAGCGAGGGGGCCGAAGGCAGGAAAACCAGCACAGGGAGGTGCTGAGTCTCTACCAGTCTGTACGAGAGCAGCTGGACACCCAGACGGACAAGGACAGCATGGGGCTGTGGGTATCTGGCCTTCTGGAGGAGAGACTCCTTCTGctgaagagagggatggagaaggatgCAGCACTGCGGAGAGAGCTG AGTCAGGAGATTGGAGAGCAGTATGTGGTGCAGCAGCAGGGCCAAGAGTCTCGTCTGGCTCAGCTAGAGGTGCTGCTGCAGACACTGACTGCCAAGACAGAG GAGGTGCAGAGGAGGCAAGCAGAGACTTCCAGTGCTACACCTGCACTGCCACCAGTTCCTGTGCAAGTCAA TGTGGGTGTGGACAGCGAGTCCCGTGATGCCTTGCTGGCGGAGGTGCAACTTCTAGAGGCGACGCTGGGGGGCATTAGGCAGGACCTGCAGGGGGTGATGGGATGCCAGGGCATGTGTGACCGCCTGGACACACTCCATGAAACG GTGTCTGAGCAAGTGTCAGCCCAGGTGAGGACGGAACTGCGGGCCCTGTTCTCTCGCAGCGAGCAGGTCGGCGATTCCCAAAACAGAGAAAATGAGCTCCCAGAGTCCCTGCTGCAGTGGCTCTCTGAGCGCTATGTAAGCGGGGTTGATGTGCACGCCTCTCTGAACTCCCTGGAGCTCAGCATCCTGCAGAACGTGACCCTGCAGCTGGAGAAGAGCAGGGCCAGGCAGGAGACGCACAGCACTGAGACAGTCACTCAGACTGTGATGCACACTGTTGGTGCTGCAGGGGCCGGGATGTCTGAGGAG CATGTACAGCTGATGGTGAAGAATGCTCTGAAACTCTACTCCCAGGATCGGACCGGCCTGGTAGACTATGCTCTGGAGTCTGGCG GCGGCAGCATCCTGAGCACTCGCTGCTCTGAGACGTACGAGACAAAGACTGCACTGATGAGTCTGTTTGGCCTCCCGCTCTGGTACTTCTCCCAGTCTCCTCGTGTGGCCATACAG CCTGACGTCCATCCAGGGAACTGCTGGGCGTTTCAGGGTTCTCATGGTTACCTGGTGATTCGTCTCTCCATGAGGATCGTGCCCTCTGCCTTCTCATTGGAGCACATCCCCAAATCCCTTTCGCCAACAGGCACCATCAGCAGCGCCCCGCGCCAGTTTACAGTCTAT GGTCTGGATGATGAGTACCAGGAGGAGGGTAAGTTACTGGGCAGCTACACCTACCAGGATGATGAAGATGCGCTTCAGACTTATCCTGTCACC GAGGAGAATGATAAAGCCTATCAGATCATTGAGGTTCGAGTGCTGTCCAACTGGGGTCACCCGGAGTACACCTGCCTGTACCGCATCAGAGTGCACGGTCAGCCCAGTGTCAACTGA
- the LOC118357516 gene encoding SUN domain-containing protein 1-like isoform X7, protein MDHSKVNSRAPPPGNTGYTYSHSSSYSTTALDFEKEHRITPVLESPRMSRRSLRLHSTTGLYGDDSLDSSLNHMYHSASFSAGGASRRDSKALKSRRSQQHSVSCSQSLLLTTPLKSQHGSQQHNSSLHSVAASDASLLSSMLDKSCIQERTLVEGFWGLDEDSELKERTMTDSMCEANGDINSAQTQTSMVNGSFCKDRTIYLDRNDVLTAYSKHSSTAARSATNKQALTAPAASPFSTIYARDKSRKHRTGVLVSFSDTCVRVSRRAAASVASVFSLLLQSVLLRSRKEGTGVLWSALDACLNHSRRAAAFTVCLVRLLIQAAVLKTGSVGRKVVNGAHSSYCGSMNVNELGTEGKLMTLNGALWKSATGAFWWLGTGWYHLATVMSLLNIFVLTRCLPKLLKLLLILLPFLLVLLALWHWGPSSLLSVLPAINITEWRTAYSFSQTPLEPTKDSQSIMAQPPPAVSQPGSVLVSVDSERLARLEHRLAQLWEKVERGGRRQENQHREVLSLYQSVREQLDTQTDKDSMGLWVSGLLEERLLLLKRGMEKDAALRRELSQEIGEQYVVQQQGQESRLAQLEVLLQTLTAKTEEVQRRQAETSSATPALPPVPVQVNVGVDSESRDALLAEVQLLEATLGGIRQDLQGVMGCQGMCDRLDTLHETVSEQVSAQVRTELRALFSRSEQVGDSQNRENELPESLLQWLSERYVSGVDVHASLNSLELSILQNVTLQLEKSRARQETHSTETVTQTVMHTVGAAGAGMSEEHVQLMVKNALKLYSQDRTGLVDYALESGGGSILSTRCSETYETKTALMSLFGLPLWYFSQSPRVAIQPDVHPGNCWAFQGSHGYLVIRLSMRIVPSAFSLEHIPKSLSPTGTISSAPRQFTVYGLDDEYQEEGKLLGSYTYQDDEDALQTYPVTEENDKAYQIIEVRVLSNWGHPEYTCLYRIRVHGQPSVN, encoded by the exons CTCCAGCTACTCTACAACAGCCCTGGACTTTGAGAAGGAGCACAGGATCACGCCCGTCTTAGAGTCTCCCAGGATGTCTCGGCGGAGCCTGCGTCTGCACTCCACCACTGGTCTCTATGGCGACGACAGCTTGGACTCTTCTCTCAACCACATGTACCACAGCGCCTCCTTCAGTGCAGGAGGAGCCAGTCGCAGAGATTCCAA AGCGTTGAAGAGTAGGAGGTCTCAGCAGCACTCTGTCTCCTGCTCCCAGTCTCTGCTCCTCACCACGCCCCTTAAGAGCCAGCATGGCTCCCAGCAGCACAATAGCAGCCTGCACAGTGTGGCCGCCAGCGACGCCTCCCTGCTCTCCTCCATGCTGGACAAGTCATGTATCCAGGAGCGCACGCTTGTTGAAGGCTTCTGGGGCTTGGATGAAGACTCTGAACTCAAAG AGCGGACCATGACAGACAGTATGTGTGAGGCCAACGGAGACATTAACTCTGCACAGACCCAGACCTCCATGGTCAATGGAAGCTTCTGTAAGGACCGCACAATCTACCTGGACAGAAATGACGTGCTCACGGCCTATTCCAAGCACTCCTCAACTGCAGCCCGCTCTGCCACCAACAAGCAGGCCCTGACAGCCCCCGCCGCCTCACCTTTCTCCACCATCTACGCCAGGGACAAAAGCCGCAAGCACAGGACGG GTGTGCTGGTGTCCTTCTCGGACACCTGTGTGCGTGTGAGCAGGAGGGCAGCAGCCTCTGTGGCGTCCGTCTTCTCACTGCTCTTACAGAGTGTGCTGCTGAGGTCACGTAAAGAGGGCACAG GTGTCCTGTGGTCAGCTTTAGACGCCTGTCTGAACCATAGCAGGAGGGCAGCTGCCTtcactgtgtgtttagtgagacTGCTCATACAGGCTGCTGTGCTGAAGACTGGCAGTGTGGGCAGAAAAGTGGTTAATGGAG CTCACTCCAGCTACTGCGGAAGCATGAATGTAAATGAGTTGGGGACTGAGGGGAAACTCATGACTCTGAATGGTGCTCTTT GGAAGTCAGCGACCGGGGCTTTCTGGTGGCTGGGGACTGGATGGTATCATCTGGCCACAGTCATGTCACTCCTCAACATCTTCGTCTTGACACG GTGCCTTCCCAAGCTCCTCAAACTCCTGCTGAttcttctcccattcctccttgtcCTCCTGG CTCTGTGGCACTGGGGCCCGTCCAGCCTGCTGTCTGTGTTGCCTGCCATTAACATCACTGAGTGGAGGACGGCCTACTCCTTCAGTCAGACCCCTCTGGAACCAACCAAAGACAGCCAGTCCATCATGGCTCAACCACCACCAGCTGTCTCACAG CCAGGCAGTGTGCTGGTGTCTGTGGACTCTGAGCGCCTAGCCCGGTTGGAGCATAGGCTGGCCCAACTGTGGGAGAAGGTGGAGCGAGGGGGCCGAAGGCAGGAAAACCAGCACAGGGAGGTGCTGAGTCTCTACCAGTCTGTACGAGAGCAGCTGGACACCCAGACGGACAAGGACAGCATGGGGCTGTGGGTATCTGGCCTTCTGGAGGAGAGACTCCTTCTGctgaagagagggatggagaaggatgCAGCACTGCGGAGAGAGCTG AGTCAGGAGATTGGAGAGCAGTATGTGGTGCAGCAGCAGGGCCAAGAGTCTCGTCTGGCTCAGCTAGAGGTGCTGCTGCAGACACTGACTGCCAAGACAGAG GAGGTGCAGAGGAGGCAAGCAGAGACTTCCAGTGCTACACCTGCACTGCCACCAGTTCCTGTGCAAGTCAA TGTGGGTGTGGACAGCGAGTCCCGTGATGCCTTGCTGGCGGAGGTGCAACTTCTAGAGGCGACGCTGGGGGGCATTAGGCAGGACCTGCAGGGGGTGATGGGATGCCAGGGCATGTGTGACCGCCTGGACACACTCCATGAAACG GTGTCTGAGCAAGTGTCAGCCCAGGTGAGGACGGAACTGCGGGCCCTGTTCTCTCGCAGCGAGCAGGTCGGCGATTCCCAAAACAGAGAAAATGAGCTCCCAGAGTCCCTGCTGCAGTGGCTCTCTGAGCGCTATGTAAGCGGGGTTGATGTGCACGCCTCTCTGAACTCCCTGGAGCTCAGCATCCTGCAGAACGTGACCCTGCAGCTGGAGAAGAGCAGGGCCAGGCAGGAGACGCACAGCACTGAGACAGTCACTCAGACTGTGATGCACACTGTTGGTGCTGCAGGGGCCGGGATGTCTGAGGAG CATGTACAGCTGATGGTGAAGAATGCTCTGAAACTCTACTCCCAGGATCGGACCGGCCTGGTAGACTATGCTCTGGAGTCTGGCG GCGGCAGCATCCTGAGCACTCGCTGCTCTGAGACGTACGAGACAAAGACTGCACTGATGAGTCTGTTTGGCCTCCCGCTCTGGTACTTCTCCCAGTCTCCTCGTGTGGCCATACAG CCTGACGTCCATCCAGGGAACTGCTGGGCGTTTCAGGGTTCTCATGGTTACCTGGTGATTCGTCTCTCCATGAGGATCGTGCCCTCTGCCTTCTCATTGGAGCACATCCCCAAATCCCTTTCGCCAACAGGCACCATCAGCAGCGCCCCGCGCCAGTTTACAGTCTAT GGTCTGGATGATGAGTACCAGGAGGAGGGTAAGTTACTGGGCAGCTACACCTACCAGGATGATGAAGATGCGCTTCAGACTTATCCTGTCACC GAGGAGAATGATAAAGCCTATCAGATCATTGAGGTTCGAGTGCTGTCCAACTGGGGTCACCCGGAGTACACCTGCCTGTACCGCATCAGAGTGCACGGTCAGCCCAGTGTCAACTGA
- the LOC118357516 gene encoding SUN domain-containing protein 1-like isoform X4 gives MDHSKVNSRAPPPGNTGYTYSHSSSYSTTALDFEKEHRITPVLESPRMSRRSLRLHSTTGLYGDDSLDSSLNHMYHSASFSAGGASRRDSKALKSRRSQQHSVSCSQSLLLTTPLKSQHGSQQHNSSLHSVAASDASLLSSMLDKSCIQERTLVEGFWGLDEDSELKERTMTDSMCEANGDINSAQTQTSMVNGSFCKDRTIYLDRNDVLTAYSKHSSTAARSATNKQALTAPAASPFSTIYARDKSRKHRTGVLWSALDACLNHSRRAAAFTVCLVRLLIQAAVLKTGSVGRKVVNGAHSSYCGSMNVNELGTEGKLMTLNGALCDDCKGKQRVETRIVQSSSRVCRSHHVLGELWLATAYSGYLLSDQTLAYPHTLEMNESSSTFLVPCFLLLGWSPGSSVLWAGQKAGSAVRSAMRMLSVLWLAAVSPGKSATGAFWWLGTGWYHLATVMSLLNIFVLTRCLPKLLKLLLILLPFLLVLLALWHWGPSSLLSVLPAINITEWRTAYSFSQTPLEPTKDSQSIMAQPPPAVSQPGSVLVSVDSERLARLEHRLAQLWEKVERGGRRQENQHREVLSLYQSVREQLDTQTDKDSMGLWVSGLLEERLLLLKRGMEKDAALRRELSQEIGEQYVVQQQGQESRLAQLEVLLQTLTAKTEEVQRRQAETSSATPALPPVPVQVNVGVDSESRDALLAEVQLLEATLGGIRQDLQGVMGCQGMCDRLDTLHETVSEQVSAQVRTELRALFSRSEQVGDSQNRENELPESLLQWLSERYVSGVDVHASLNSLELSILQNVTLQLEKSRARQETHSTETVTQTVMHTVGAAGAGMSEEHVQLMVKNALKLYSQDRTGLVDYALESGGGSILSTRCSETYETKTALMSLFGLPLWYFSQSPRVAIQPDVHPGNCWAFQGSHGYLVIRLSMRIVPSAFSLEHIPKSLSPTGTISSAPRQFTVYGLDDEYQEEGKLLGSYTYQDDEDALQTYPVTEENDKAYQIIEVRVLSNWGHPEYTCLYRIRVHGQPSVN, from the exons CTCCAGCTACTCTACAACAGCCCTGGACTTTGAGAAGGAGCACAGGATCACGCCCGTCTTAGAGTCTCCCAGGATGTCTCGGCGGAGCCTGCGTCTGCACTCCACCACTGGTCTCTATGGCGACGACAGCTTGGACTCTTCTCTCAACCACATGTACCACAGCGCCTCCTTCAGTGCAGGAGGAGCCAGTCGCAGAGATTCCAA AGCGTTGAAGAGTAGGAGGTCTCAGCAGCACTCTGTCTCCTGCTCCCAGTCTCTGCTCCTCACCACGCCCCTTAAGAGCCAGCATGGCTCCCAGCAGCACAATAGCAGCCTGCACAGTGTGGCCGCCAGCGACGCCTCCCTGCTCTCCTCCATGCTGGACAAGTCATGTATCCAGGAGCGCACGCTTGTTGAAGGCTTCTGGGGCTTGGATGAAGACTCTGAACTCAAAG AGCGGACCATGACAGACAGTATGTGTGAGGCCAACGGAGACATTAACTCTGCACAGACCCAGACCTCCATGGTCAATGGAAGCTTCTGTAAGGACCGCACAATCTACCTGGACAGAAATGACGTGCTCACGGCCTATTCCAAGCACTCCTCAACTGCAGCCCGCTCTGCCACCAACAAGCAGGCCCTGACAGCCCCCGCCGCCTCACCTTTCTCCACCATCTACGCCAGGGACAAAAGCCGCAAGCACAGGACGG GTGTCCTGTGGTCAGCTTTAGACGCCTGTCTGAACCATAGCAGGAGGGCAGCTGCCTtcactgtgtgtttagtgagacTGCTCATACAGGCTGCTGTGCTGAAGACTGGCAGTGTGGGCAGAAAAGTGGTTAATGGAG CTCACTCCAGCTACTGCGGAAGCATGAATGTAAATGAGTTGGGGACTGAGGGGAAACTCATGACTCTGAATGGTGCTCTTT GTGACGACTGCAAAGGGAAGCAGCGCGTGGAGACACGCATTGTCCAATCCTCATCACGGGTCTGCCGGTCACACCATGTGTTGGGGGAACTGTGGCTTGCCACTGCTTACTCAGGTTACCTATTAAGCGATCAAACTCTGGCCTATCCTCATACACTTGAAATGAATGAATCCAGTTCAACCTTTTTAGTCCCTTGTTTTTTGTTACTTGGTTGGTCCCCAGGCTCCAGTGTGTTGTGGGCGGGGCAGAAGGCAGGCTCAGCTGTGCGGTCCGCGATGAGGATGCTGTCTGTTCTCTGGTTGGCAGCTGTGTCCCCAG GGAAGTCAGCGACCGGGGCTTTCTGGTGGCTGGGGACTGGATGGTATCATCTGGCCACAGTCATGTCACTCCTCAACATCTTCGTCTTGACACG GTGCCTTCCCAAGCTCCTCAAACTCCTGCTGAttcttctcccattcctccttgtcCTCCTGG CTCTGTGGCACTGGGGCCCGTCCAGCCTGCTGTCTGTGTTGCCTGCCATTAACATCACTGAGTGGAGGACGGCCTACTCCTTCAGTCAGACCCCTCTGGAACCAACCAAAGACAGCCAGTCCATCATGGCTCAACCACCACCAGCTGTCTCACAG CCAGGCAGTGTGCTGGTGTCTGTGGACTCTGAGCGCCTAGCCCGGTTGGAGCATAGGCTGGCCCAACTGTGGGAGAAGGTGGAGCGAGGGGGCCGAAGGCAGGAAAACCAGCACAGGGAGGTGCTGAGTCTCTACCAGTCTGTACGAGAGCAGCTGGACACCCAGACGGACAAGGACAGCATGGGGCTGTGGGTATCTGGCCTTCTGGAGGAGAGACTCCTTCTGctgaagagagggatggagaaggatgCAGCACTGCGGAGAGAGCTG AGTCAGGAGATTGGAGAGCAGTATGTGGTGCAGCAGCAGGGCCAAGAGTCTCGTCTGGCTCAGCTAGAGGTGCTGCTGCAGACACTGACTGCCAAGACAGAG GAGGTGCAGAGGAGGCAAGCAGAGACTTCCAGTGCTACACCTGCACTGCCACCAGTTCCTGTGCAAGTCAA TGTGGGTGTGGACAGCGAGTCCCGTGATGCCTTGCTGGCGGAGGTGCAACTTCTAGAGGCGACGCTGGGGGGCATTAGGCAGGACCTGCAGGGGGTGATGGGATGCCAGGGCATGTGTGACCGCCTGGACACACTCCATGAAACG GTGTCTGAGCAAGTGTCAGCCCAGGTGAGGACGGAACTGCGGGCCCTGTTCTCTCGCAGCGAGCAGGTCGGCGATTCCCAAAACAGAGAAAATGAGCTCCCAGAGTCCCTGCTGCAGTGGCTCTCTGAGCGCTATGTAAGCGGGGTTGATGTGCACGCCTCTCTGAACTCCCTGGAGCTCAGCATCCTGCAGAACGTGACCCTGCAGCTGGAGAAGAGCAGGGCCAGGCAGGAGACGCACAGCACTGAGACAGTCACTCAGACTGTGATGCACACTGTTGGTGCTGCAGGGGCCGGGATGTCTGAGGAG CATGTACAGCTGATGGTGAAGAATGCTCTGAAACTCTACTCCCAGGATCGGACCGGCCTGGTAGACTATGCTCTGGAGTCTGGCG GCGGCAGCATCCTGAGCACTCGCTGCTCTGAGACGTACGAGACAAAGACTGCACTGATGAGTCTGTTTGGCCTCCCGCTCTGGTACTTCTCCCAGTCTCCTCGTGTGGCCATACAG CCTGACGTCCATCCAGGGAACTGCTGGGCGTTTCAGGGTTCTCATGGTTACCTGGTGATTCGTCTCTCCATGAGGATCGTGCCCTCTGCCTTCTCATTGGAGCACATCCCCAAATCCCTTTCGCCAACAGGCACCATCAGCAGCGCCCCGCGCCAGTTTACAGTCTAT GGTCTGGATGATGAGTACCAGGAGGAGGGTAAGTTACTGGGCAGCTACACCTACCAGGATGATGAAGATGCGCTTCAGACTTATCCTGTCACC GAGGAGAATGATAAAGCCTATCAGATCATTGAGGTTCGAGTGCTGTCCAACTGGGGTCACCCGGAGTACACCTGCCTGTACCGCATCAGAGTGCACGGTCAGCCCAGTGTCAACTGA
- the LOC118357516 gene encoding SUN domain-containing protein 1-like isoform X9, whose product MDHSKVNSRAPPPGNTGYTYSHSSSYSTTALDFEKEHRITPVLESPRMSRRSLRLHSTTGLYGDDSLDSSLNHMYHSASFSAGGASRRDSKALKSRRSQQHSVSCSQSLLLTTPLKSQHGSQQHNSSLHSVAASDASLLSSMLDKSCIQERTLVEGFWGLDEDSELKERTMTDSMCEANGDINSAQTQTSMVNGSFCKDRTIYLDRNDVLTAYSKHSSTAARSATNKQALTAPAASPFSTIYARDKSRKHRTGSSVLWAGQKAGSAVRSAMRMLSVLWLAAVSPGKSATGAFWWLGTGWYHLATVMSLLNIFVLTRCLPKLLKLLLILLPFLLVLLALWHWGPSSLLSVLPAINITEWRTAYSFSQTPLEPTKDSQSIMAQPPPAVSQPGSVLVSVDSERLARLEHRLAQLWEKVERGGRRQENQHREVLSLYQSVREQLDTQTDKDSMGLWVSGLLEERLLLLKRGMEKDAALRRELSQEIGEQYVVQQQGQESRLAQLEVLLQTLTAKTEEVQRRQAETSSATPALPPVPVQVNVGVDSESRDALLAEVQLLEATLGGIRQDLQGVMGCQGMCDRLDTLHETVSEQVSAQVRTELRALFSRSEQVGDSQNRENELPESLLQWLSERYVSGVDVHASLNSLELSILQNVTLQLEKSRARQETHSTETVTQTVMHTVGAAGAGMSEEHVQLMVKNALKLYSQDRTGLVDYALESGGGSILSTRCSETYETKTALMSLFGLPLWYFSQSPRVAIQPDVHPGNCWAFQGSHGYLVIRLSMRIVPSAFSLEHIPKSLSPTGTISSAPRQFTVYGLDDEYQEEGKLLGSYTYQDDEDALQTYPVTEENDKAYQIIEVRVLSNWGHPEYTCLYRIRVHGQPSVN is encoded by the exons CTCCAGCTACTCTACAACAGCCCTGGACTTTGAGAAGGAGCACAGGATCACGCCCGTCTTAGAGTCTCCCAGGATGTCTCGGCGGAGCCTGCGTCTGCACTCCACCACTGGTCTCTATGGCGACGACAGCTTGGACTCTTCTCTCAACCACATGTACCACAGCGCCTCCTTCAGTGCAGGAGGAGCCAGTCGCAGAGATTCCAA AGCGTTGAAGAGTAGGAGGTCTCAGCAGCACTCTGTCTCCTGCTCCCAGTCTCTGCTCCTCACCACGCCCCTTAAGAGCCAGCATGGCTCCCAGCAGCACAATAGCAGCCTGCACAGTGTGGCCGCCAGCGACGCCTCCCTGCTCTCCTCCATGCTGGACAAGTCATGTATCCAGGAGCGCACGCTTGTTGAAGGCTTCTGGGGCTTGGATGAAGACTCTGAACTCAAAG AGCGGACCATGACAGACAGTATGTGTGAGGCCAACGGAGACATTAACTCTGCACAGACCCAGACCTCCATGGTCAATGGAAGCTTCTGTAAGGACCGCACAATCTACCTGGACAGAAATGACGTGCTCACGGCCTATTCCAAGCACTCCTCAACTGCAGCCCGCTCTGCCACCAACAAGCAGGCCCTGACAGCCCCCGCCGCCTCACCTTTCTCCACCATCTACGCCAGGGACAAAAGCCGCAAGCACAGGACGG GCTCCAGTGTGTTGTGGGCGGGGCAGAAGGCAGGCTCAGCTGTGCGGTCCGCGATGAGGATGCTGTCTGTTCTCTGGTTGGCAGCTGTGTCCCCAG GGAAGTCAGCGACCGGGGCTTTCTGGTGGCTGGGGACTGGATGGTATCATCTGGCCACAGTCATGTCACTCCTCAACATCTTCGTCTTGACACG GTGCCTTCCCAAGCTCCTCAAACTCCTGCTGAttcttctcccattcctccttgtcCTCCTGG CTCTGTGGCACTGGGGCCCGTCCAGCCTGCTGTCTGTGTTGCCTGCCATTAACATCACTGAGTGGAGGACGGCCTACTCCTTCAGTCAGACCCCTCTGGAACCAACCAAAGACAGCCAGTCCATCATGGCTCAACCACCACCAGCTGTCTCACAG CCAGGCAGTGTGCTGGTGTCTGTGGACTCTGAGCGCCTAGCCCGGTTGGAGCATAGGCTGGCCCAACTGTGGGAGAAGGTGGAGCGAGGGGGCCGAAGGCAGGAAAACCAGCACAGGGAGGTGCTGAGTCTCTACCAGTCTGTACGAGAGCAGCTGGACACCCAGACGGACAAGGACAGCATGGGGCTGTGGGTATCTGGCCTTCTGGAGGAGAGACTCCTTCTGctgaagagagggatggagaaggatgCAGCACTGCGGAGAGAGCTG AGTCAGGAGATTGGAGAGCAGTATGTGGTGCAGCAGCAGGGCCAAGAGTCTCGTCTGGCTCAGCTAGAGGTGCTGCTGCAGACACTGACTGCCAAGACAGAG GAGGTGCAGAGGAGGCAAGCAGAGACTTCCAGTGCTACACCTGCACTGCCACCAGTTCCTGTGCAAGTCAA TGTGGGTGTGGACAGCGAGTCCCGTGATGCCTTGCTGGCGGAGGTGCAACTTCTAGAGGCGACGCTGGGGGGCATTAGGCAGGACCTGCAGGGGGTGATGGGATGCCAGGGCATGTGTGACCGCCTGGACACACTCCATGAAACG GTGTCTGAGCAAGTGTCAGCCCAGGTGAGGACGGAACTGCGGGCCCTGTTCTCTCGCAGCGAGCAGGTCGGCGATTCCCAAAACAGAGAAAATGAGCTCCCAGAGTCCCTGCTGCAGTGGCTCTCTGAGCGCTATGTAAGCGGGGTTGATGTGCACGCCTCTCTGAACTCCCTGGAGCTCAGCATCCTGCAGAACGTGACCCTGCAGCTGGAGAAGAGCAGGGCCAGGCAGGAGACGCACAGCACTGAGACAGTCACTCAGACTGTGATGCACACTGTTGGTGCTGCAGGGGCCGGGATGTCTGAGGAG CATGTACAGCTGATGGTGAAGAATGCTCTGAAACTCTACTCCCAGGATCGGACCGGCCTGGTAGACTATGCTCTGGAGTCTGGCG GCGGCAGCATCCTGAGCACTCGCTGCTCTGAGACGTACGAGACAAAGACTGCACTGATGAGTCTGTTTGGCCTCCCGCTCTGGTACTTCTCCCAGTCTCCTCGTGTGGCCATACAG CCTGACGTCCATCCAGGGAACTGCTGGGCGTTTCAGGGTTCTCATGGTTACCTGGTGATTCGTCTCTCCATGAGGATCGTGCCCTCTGCCTTCTCATTGGAGCACATCCCCAAATCCCTTTCGCCAACAGGCACCATCAGCAGCGCCCCGCGCCAGTTTACAGTCTAT GGTCTGGATGATGAGTACCAGGAGGAGGGTAAGTTACTGGGCAGCTACACCTACCAGGATGATGAAGATGCGCTTCAGACTTATCCTGTCACC GAGGAGAATGATAAAGCCTATCAGATCATTGAGGTTCGAGTGCTGTCCAACTGGGGTCACCCGGAGTACACCTGCCTGTACCGCATCAGAGTGCACGGTCAGCCCAGTGTCAACTGA